A window of Lacibacter sediminis contains these coding sequences:
- a CDS encoding TMEM175 family protein → MQKNRLEAFSDGVLAIIITIMVMELKVPHNPSWQSYIDAYPVFASYALSFVFVGLYWSNHHHLFHAASKVNNKILWLNMFVLFWESLIPFVTSSMGENHFANITVTMYALVMTASTIAHMILVNGLCRLHGVNSAFSKAYKGHSKSYVTIAVNLSAALLALMGFPKLAFCVMAVMAIAWFLPNHRVQS, encoded by the coding sequence ATGCAGAAAAATCGTTTAGAGGCATTTTCAGATGGGGTACTGGCTATTATTATTACCATCATGGTAATGGAATTAAAAGTGCCACACAACCCCTCATGGCAAAGTTATATCGATGCATATCCTGTATTTGCAAGCTATGCACTCAGTTTTGTTTTTGTTGGTTTGTATTGGAGTAATCATCATCACCTGTTTCATGCCGCTTCCAAGGTTAACAATAAAATTCTTTGGTTGAATATGTTTGTGCTTTTTTGGGAATCGCTGATTCCATTTGTAACATCATCGATGGGTGAGAATCATTTTGCAAACATCACCGTAACAATGTATGCGTTAGTAATGACTGCAAGCACTATTGCTCACATGATTTTGGTAAACGGATTGTGCAGGCTTCATGGTGTCAACTCTGCATTTTCAAAAGCATACAAAGGACACTCAAAGAGTTATGTTACAATAGCTGTAAATCTTTCGGCAGCATTACTTGCATTGATGGGGTTTCCTAAACTTGCATTTTGTGTAATGGCAGTTATGGCAATAGCATGGTTTTTACCAAATCACCGTGTTCAAAGTTAA
- a CDS encoding SelT/SelW/SelH family protein, with protein sequence MKPVIVIEYCPKCHWLLRSAYIAQELLTTFENELKGVTLQPSEVSGDFHISIDGKEIFNRKTYGGFPEIKELKQVVRDIVSPGKSLGHADTKPHHQSSL encoded by the coding sequence ATGAAACCTGTTATTGTCATTGAATACTGTCCGAAATGTCATTGGCTCCTGCGTTCTGCTTACATCGCACAGGAATTACTCACGACGTTTGAGAATGAATTGAAGGGCGTTACACTGCAACCTAGTGAAGTAAGCGGCGATTTTCATATTTCCATTGATGGTAAAGAAATTTTCAACCGCAAAACCTATGGTGGCTTTCCTGAGATCAAAGAATTAAAACAGGTGGTGAGAGATATTGTAAGCCCGGGTAAAAGTCTTGGGCATGCTGATACAAAACCTCATCACCAGAGTTCACTCTAA
- a CDS encoding MOSC domain-containing protein, translated as MQQNQSWQSFTNTVILGMLSISHLYVYPIKSLGGIELSSARLTDRGIEHDRRWMLVDENNRFLTQREFSKMALLRTAIHANELTVYEKGNEVDKISVNLYPTGNGTVNVQVWDDVCEALVMSNEVNEWFTQKLNMSCKLVYMPDVSKRKVDTEYAFNHEITGFSDAFPVLMIGQASLDDLNSRLEKPVPMNRFRPNIVFTDGTAFEEDTMREFHINGITFYAVKPCARCVVTTTDQETGITSKEPLKTLSTYRTGNNKVYFGQNILYKNEGTIKVGDELKVVETKEALQLNA; from the coding sequence TTGCAGCAAAACCAAAGCTGGCAGTCGTTTACAAATACTGTAATTTTAGGCATGCTTTCGATCAGCCATTTATATGTGTATCCCATAAAGTCGTTGGGTGGTATTGAACTCAGCTCGGCTCGTTTAACCGATCGTGGTATTGAACACGACCGTCGGTGGATGCTGGTTGATGAGAACAATCGCTTTTTAACCCAACGGGAATTTTCAAAAATGGCCTTGCTGCGCACAGCCATTCATGCAAATGAATTAACCGTTTATGAAAAGGGGAATGAAGTGGATAAGATCAGTGTTAACTTGTACCCAACAGGAAATGGAACAGTGAATGTGCAGGTGTGGGATGATGTGTGTGAAGCACTAGTGATGAGCAACGAGGTCAATGAATGGTTTACGCAGAAGTTAAATATGTCCTGTAAACTGGTGTATATGCCGGATGTGAGCAAACGAAAAGTGGATACAGAGTATGCATTCAATCATGAGATCACCGGTTTCTCCGATGCATTTCCTGTGTTGATGATCGGGCAGGCATCGTTGGATGATTTGAACAGCCGCTTGGAAAAACCTGTGCCGATGAATCGCTTTCGTCCGAATATTGTGTTTACTGACGGAACGGCATTTGAAGAAGATACGATGAGAGAGTTTCACATTAATGGAATAACATTTTATGCGGTGAAACCCTGTGCAAGATGTGTGGTAACAACCACCGACCAGGAAACCGGCATTACTTCCAAGGAGCCATTGAAAACATTGTCAACTTACAGAACAGGAAACAATAAAGTGTATTTCGGACAGAATATTTTATACAAGAACGAAGGAACTATAAAAGTGGGAGATGAGTTGAAAGTGGTGGAGACAAAAGAAGCATTGCAGTTGAATGCCTGA
- a CDS encoding rubredoxin produces the protein MKNSSTIKINFRGGIISPGDLYNILVAATKVGVRHVSFGLRQQLLITVAVEDRQTFLDELDLIDIAYEVGTVQFPNIVSSYPAEEIFINNTWLSEGVYKDIFDGIDYQPTLKINVSDSNQSFTPMLTGNINWVAAKESAHFWHLFIRFPKTNIIFEWNQLVYTNDVAKVSKEIEEIILDHRDRFSDNTEAQGETLMKLVHTDRYITKPVEKPVQLPAFNLPYYEGFNRYNNNKYWMGVYRRDELFSVDFLKEVCKLCLETKIGQLCSTPWKSIIVKGIDEKDKLKWSLLLDKYHLNVRHAANELNFQVEDDCREGLALKNYLVKQLNNEDTRTFGLCFGIKTRSKSEVFSSILVKRKPLLKLFGWELFYVYDILCANDFNPNARTGFVFSSNNPKFLLSEQLRRSVNAFYQNREGKLALVEKVLPVKKEVEKKPAAQYVYQCTDCLTVYDETVGEPENNIAAGVSFESLPADYCCPLCDAGKESFTKIEKSKLGLQTV, from the coding sequence ATGAAAAACAGTTCAACCATAAAGATCAATTTCCGTGGCGGTATTATATCGCCGGGTGATCTGTACAATATATTGGTCGCTGCTACCAAAGTGGGCGTTCGTCATGTGAGTTTTGGTTTGCGTCAGCAATTGCTGATCACTGTTGCTGTTGAAGACAGGCAAACGTTTTTGGATGAATTGGATCTTATCGATATTGCTTATGAAGTAGGGACGGTGCAATTTCCAAACATCGTCAGCTCATATCCTGCAGAAGAAATTTTCATCAATAACACCTGGTTGAGCGAAGGTGTGTACAAAGATATTTTTGATGGTATCGATTATCAGCCAACGTTAAAAATAAATGTAAGCGACAGTAACCAGAGTTTCACGCCCATGCTTACCGGTAATATCAACTGGGTGGCTGCAAAGGAGTCTGCACATTTTTGGCATTTGTTCATTCGTTTTCCCAAGACGAATATCATTTTCGAATGGAATCAGCTGGTGTACACCAATGATGTTGCAAAAGTGTCGAAGGAAATTGAAGAGATCATTCTTGATCATCGTGATCGTTTCTCAGATAATACCGAAGCGCAAGGCGAAACATTGATGAAGCTGGTACACACTGATCGTTATATTACAAAACCTGTCGAAAAGCCCGTGCAATTACCTGCATTCAATCTTCCTTATTACGAAGGTTTCAACAGGTACAACAATAATAAATACTGGATGGGTGTGTACAGGCGTGATGAGTTGTTCAGTGTTGATTTCCTGAAAGAAGTGTGCAAGCTTTGTTTGGAAACCAAGATCGGGCAATTGTGTTCAACACCATGGAAAAGTATAATTGTAAAAGGAATTGACGAAAAAGATAAACTTAAGTGGAGTTTGTTGCTGGATAAATATCATCTTAATGTTCGACATGCAGCTAACGAATTAAATTTCCAGGTGGAAGATGATTGCCGTGAAGGATTGGCATTGAAAAACTATTTGGTGAAGCAATTGAATAATGAAGACACCCGCACATTTGGTCTTTGCTTTGGTATCAAAACAAGAAGCAAGAGCGAAGTGTTCAGTAGTATACTGGTGAAACGCAAACCGTTGTTAAAACTATTCGGTTGGGAATTGTTTTATGTATATGATATTCTTTGTGCAAACGATTTTAATCCTAATGCACGAACGGGATTTGTGTTTAGCAGCAATAATCCAAAATTCTTACTCTCAGAACAATTGCGTCGTTCGGTGAATGCATTTTACCAGAACCGTGAAGGCAAGCTCGCTCTTGTAGAAAAAGTGTTACCGGTTAAAAAAGAAGTGGAGAAGAAACCCGCAGCACAATATGTTTATCAATGTACTGATTGCTTAACGGTGTATGATGAAACAGTGGGCGAACCTGAAAACAATATTGCAGCAGGTGTATCATTCGAATCACTGCCGGCAGATTATTGTTGCCCTTTATGTGATGCAGGCAAAGAAAGTTTTACAAAAATTGAAAAATCGAAACTGGGTTTACAAACCGTTTAA
- the mobA gene encoding molybdenum cofactor guanylyltransferase, protein MTGIILCGGQSSRMGCDKGLLKLEANTWAQTAVDKLSILDIPVKLSVNRQQLNDYAEVFAADDLFVDAASLQLHGPLLGVLSAHLQYNTEDLFVFACDMPLMEPLLIKELSAAYKQNPGYNAYVFMNDHEPEPLCAIYTAKGLATIFDMLQNGSLTRHSMKFMLDHLTVFSIQLNDAQKTCFRNFNAHAELNGL, encoded by the coding sequence ATGACGGGTATTATACTTTGCGGCGGACAAAGCTCCAGGATGGGCTGCGATAAAGGCTTGTTGAAGCTCGAAGCAAATACATGGGCCCAAACTGCTGTAGATAAACTCAGCATACTCGACATTCCTGTAAAACTTTCTGTGAACAGGCAACAGCTAAATGATTATGCAGAAGTGTTTGCAGCAGATGATCTGTTTGTTGATGCTGCTTCGTTGCAATTGCATGGACCATTGCTGGGTGTGTTGAGTGCGCATTTGCAGTATAACACAGAAGACCTGTTTGTATTTGCCTGCGATATGCCGTTGATGGAACCACTATTGATCAAAGAACTTTCTGCGGCTTATAAACAAAACCCGGGTTACAATGCATATGTGTTTATGAACGATCATGAACCTGAGCCATTGTGTGCCATCTATACCGCAAAGGGACTTGCCACTATTTTTGATATGCTGCAAAATGGCTCGTTAACAAGGCACAGCATGAAGTTTATGCTTGATCATTTAACCGTGTTCAGCATTCAATTGAACGATGCTCAGAAAACCTGCTTTCGTAATTTTAATGCACATGCTGAGTTAAACGGTTTGTAA
- a CDS encoding flavodoxin family protein, translating into MKGRRTYFALILATCLLLCGCTTAQTPSTELDETLKNKNVLIVYLSRTKNTKAVAEIIHKHTGGTLVELVLENPYPENYKAIVEQVANENATGFLPVLKTKIDSIEKYDFVFIGFPTWGMQLPPPMKSFLKQYDLDGKIIIPFNTHAGYGVGSGFETLKKICKKCKVLEGFSTKGGVERDGILFVMDGDKEKQVQTEKRSGCKELN; encoded by the coding sequence ATGAAAGGAAGAAGAACATATTTCGCATTGATCTTAGCAACCTGTTTGCTATTGTGCGGTTGTACAACGGCGCAAACTCCATCAACTGAACTTGACGAGACGCTGAAAAATAAAAACGTGTTGATCGTTTACTTATCAAGAACAAAAAACACAAAAGCAGTAGCAGAGATCATACACAAACATACAGGCGGCACATTGGTGGAACTAGTATTAGAAAATCCTTATCCCGAAAATTACAAAGCAATTGTAGAACAGGTGGCAAATGAAAATGCGACAGGATTTTTGCCGGTATTGAAAACAAAGATTGACAGCATCGAGAAATACGATTTTGTATTCATCGGGTTTCCTACCTGGGGCATGCAATTGCCACCACCCATGAAAAGCTTCTTAAAGCAATATGATCTAGACGGAAAAATAATTATTCCTTTCAATACACATGCTGGCTATGGTGTGGGAAGTGGTTTTGAAACTTTAAAAAAAATCTGCAAGAAGTGCAAGGTGCTGGAAGGGTTTTCAACAAAAGGAGGAGTGGAGAGAGACGGAATTTTATTTGTAATGGATGGTGATAAGGAAAAACAAGTGCAAACCGAAAAAAGAAGTGGTTGCAAAGAATTGAATTAG
- a CDS encoding aldo/keto reductase — protein MQKRILGDSGLEVSALGLGCMGISFGYGNVMDKSEAIKLIRAAYEKGVTFFDTAEIYGPFTNEELVGEALEPFRKNVVIATKFGFKTGTTPGVDSRPENIRAVAEASLKRLRTDVIDLFYQHRVDPAVPIEDVAGTVKELIKEGKVKHFGLSEAGVQTIRKAHAVQPVTALQSEYSLWWREPEDEILPTLEELGIGFVPFSPLGKGFLTGKIDENTTFGATDFRNTVPRFSEENRKANFALIDLLGRIAKNMNATPAQIALAWLLVQKPWIVPIPGTTKLHRLEENIASTDVVLSKENLSDIIDALSRITVQGNRYSEQSQKLINR, from the coding sequence ATGCAAAAGAGAATATTAGGTGATAGCGGATTGGAAGTTTCCGCATTGGGTTTAGGTTGTATGGGCATCAGTTTTGGTTATGGCAATGTGATGGATAAATCAGAAGCAATAAAGCTTATACGAGCCGCTTACGAAAAAGGAGTTACGTTCTTCGATACGGCTGAAATTTATGGCCCTTTCACGAATGAAGAATTGGTTGGTGAGGCATTAGAGCCGTTTCGGAAAAACGTTGTGATTGCAACCAAGTTTGGATTCAAGACTGGAACAACTCCTGGTGTGGATAGTCGTCCTGAAAATATCAGGGCTGTAGCAGAAGCATCATTAAAACGGTTGAGGACAGATGTGATTGATTTGTTTTATCAGCATCGTGTTGACCCCGCAGTTCCTATTGAAGATGTAGCAGGTACTGTGAAGGAATTAATAAAAGAAGGTAAGGTGAAGCATTTTGGATTATCTGAAGCAGGTGTGCAAACAATTCGCAAAGCACATGCTGTGCAACCGGTTACGGCACTGCAAAGTGAATATTCATTATGGTGGCGTGAACCTGAAGATGAAATATTGCCAACATTGGAAGAATTAGGTATTGGCTTTGTCCCTTTCAGTCCGTTAGGCAAAGGATTTCTTACAGGTAAGATCGATGAGAATACAACATTCGGTGCAACTGATTTCAGAAACACGGTACCCCGTTTTTCAGAAGAGAACCGGAAAGCAAACTTTGCTTTGATCGATCTGCTTGGCCGCATAGCGAAGAATATGAACGCAACTCCTGCACAAATTGCTTTAGCATGGTTGTTGGTGCAAAAGCCATGGATCGTTCCCATTCCTGGTACAACAAAATTGCATCGCCTGGAAGAAAATATTGCATCAACTGATGTTGTACTCAGCAAGGAAAATCTTAGCGATATAATTGATGCACTTTCGAGAATCACCGTGCAAGGTAACCGGTATAGTGAGCAGTCGCAAAAGCTCATCAACCGATAG
- a CDS encoding aldo/keto reductase, which translates to MMEANNRRSFLKAGSLLGASLLAAPLVNKASGKEIILDIKPEKTKERILGTGKHSLKVNYGLGLGCMGMSWHRTFIPDRKPMIALIQKAYDMGVNFFDTAEAYGPWRNEELVGEAIRPFRKKIILCSKFGFNIQDGKLAGFNSKPAHIREVVEQSLKRLKTDYIDLLYQHRVDPTVPIEDVAGTVKDLIKQGKVLNFGLSEADPANIRKAHAVQQITALQTEYSLISRDPEGEILNTCEVLGIGFVPYSPIARALLTGYINPLTKYVADNDNRDTLPRYTPDAVKANWPLMEAIADFGNQRGLTAAQVSLSWLLAQKPWIVPIPGTTKQAHLQENLWSANYDFTKDELKTFTEKIAGIKITGARS; encoded by the coding sequence ATGATGGAAGCAAATAATCGTCGCAGCTTTTTAAAAGCAGGTAGCTTATTAGGGGCATCGTTATTAGCAGCGCCTTTAGTTAATAAAGCTTCAGGCAAAGAAATAATTCTTGACATCAAACCTGAAAAAACGAAAGAACGAATTTTGGGTACCGGCAAACACAGTCTGAAAGTGAATTACGGTCTTGGGCTTGGTTGCATGGGCATGAGCTGGCACCGCACATTTATTCCAGACCGCAAGCCAATGATCGCCTTGATTCAGAAAGCATATGATATGGGCGTAAACTTTTTTGATACTGCAGAAGCTTATGGCCCATGGCGAAATGAAGAACTGGTGGGGGAGGCTATCCGGCCATTTCGTAAGAAAATTATTCTATGCAGCAAATTTGGTTTTAATATCCAAGATGGGAAACTGGCTGGCTTTAACAGTAAGCCGGCGCATATAAGAGAAGTGGTTGAGCAATCGTTGAAACGTTTGAAAACTGATTACATCGATTTGTTGTATCAACACCGTGTTGATCCCACTGTTCCAATTGAGGATGTTGCAGGTACAGTAAAAGATCTGATCAAACAAGGTAAGGTATTAAACTTTGGATTAAGTGAAGCTGATCCGGCTAACATACGCAAAGCACATGCAGTGCAACAAATTACGGCATTACAAACAGAGTACTCCTTAATTTCAAGAGACCCCGAAGGAGAAATTTTAAATACCTGTGAAGTGCTGGGTATAGGATTTGTTCCTTACAGTCCAATTGCCCGGGCATTGCTTACAGGTTACATCAATCCGCTTACAAAATACGTAGCGGACAATGACAATAGAGATACACTTCCACGCTATACACCTGACGCTGTTAAAGCCAACTGGCCTTTAATGGAAGCGATTGCAGATTTTGGAAATCAACGTGGGTTAACAGCTGCTCAGGTTTCATTATCGTGGTTGTTGGCACAAAAGCCATGGATTGTACCAATACCTGGTACAACGAAGCAGGCACATTTGCAGGAAAATCTTTGGTCGGCAAATTATGACTTTACTAAGGATGAACTAAAAACATTTACTGAAAAAATTGCCGGAATAAAAATTACAGGAGCAAGGAGCTAA
- a CDS encoding nuclear transport factor 2 family protein: MKLLLQLLILTFLLNATVACSQTKPQKQVEMETETDKSSVLEVARQLTELMIEKNIAAMNKIVDKNFTLTHITGYVQSKKEWFSEIETERMKYYSYKEVKTSVEIDGNKGTFVGQNILDARIWGSRNNWRLQQTMQLEKRNGKWIILKSVATTF, translated from the coding sequence ATGAAACTTCTCTTGCAATTATTGATTCTAACTTTTCTATTAAATGCAACAGTGGCTTGTTCGCAAACAAAACCGCAAAAACAAGTAGAAATGGAAACAGAAACAGATAAATCATCAGTTCTTGAAGTGGCTCGCCAACTGACAGAGTTGATGATTGAAAAGAATATTGCTGCAATGAATAAGATTGTAGATAAAAATTTTACACTCACACATATCACAGGATATGTACAGTCAAAAAAGGAATGGTTCTCCGAAATTGAAACTGAGCGAATGAAATACTATTCATATAAAGAGGTGAAAACGTCAGTAGAGATTGACGGAAACAAAGGCACATTTGTTGGTCAGAATATTTTAGATGCAAGAATTTGGGGATCAAGAAATAACTGGCGACTGCAACAAACGATGCAGCTTGAAAAACGTAACGGCAAATGGATTATCCTGAAATCCGTGGCTACCACTTTTTAA
- a CDS encoding helix-turn-helix domain-containing protein — MNEMRRFETINDYNVFNNNETRHPLVSVVDLSKAAPRQGSRMYFGFYTIFLKDVKCGDLVYGRHTYDYQEGTLVFLAPGQVAGVNSNGETYQPKGYALVFHPDLIHGTSLGRHIQDYSFFGYQSNEALHLSERERKIILDCFSKIEHELEQSIDKHSKRLIVSNIELFLDYCLRFYDRQFITRDNPHKGILEKFENLVNEYFQSDKPQTIGLPSVAYCAGELNLSANYFGDLIKKETGKTAQEYIQSKMIDIAKEKIFDHSKSVSEIAYELGFKYPQHFTRLFKQRVGQSPNEYRNLN, encoded by the coding sequence ATGAATGAGATGCGAAGATTTGAAACCATCAACGATTATAATGTTTTCAACAACAACGAAACACGGCATCCGCTGGTGAGTGTGGTTGATCTATCGAAAGCGGCTCCACGCCAGGGCTCCCGTATGTACTTTGGGTTTTACACCATCTTTTTAAAAGATGTGAAGTGTGGTGACTTGGTGTATGGCCGACATACCTACGATTACCAGGAAGGCACATTGGTTTTTCTTGCGCCGGGACAAGTGGCAGGTGTAAACAGCAATGGCGAAACGTATCAACCAAAAGGATATGCATTGGTGTTTCATCCTGATTTAATACACGGCACTTCGTTAGGAAGGCATATACAGGATTATAGTTTTTTTGGTTATCAATCGAACGAGGCATTGCATTTATCAGAACGTGAACGGAAAATCATTCTCGATTGTTTTTCTAAAATTGAACACGAATTAGAACAAAGTATTGACAAACACAGTAAGCGATTGATCGTATCGAATATTGAATTGTTTTTAGATTATTGTCTGCGTTTTTACGATCGCCAGTTTATTACACGTGACAATCCGCATAAAGGCATCCTGGAGAAATTTGAAAATTTAGTGAACGAGTATTTCCAGTCAGATAAACCACAAACCATCGGCTTGCCTTCTGTAGCTTACTGTGCAGGTGAATTGAATTTATCAGCCAATTATTTTGGCGACCTCATCAAAAAAGAAACCGGTAAGACAGCACAGGAATACATTCAATCGAAGATGATTGACATCGCTAAAGAAAAAATATTTGATCACAGCAAATCAGTCAGTGAAATAGCGTATGAATTAGGATTTAAATATCCGCAACATTTTACACGACTGTTTAAACAACGTGTTGGGCAATCGCCGAATGAGTATCGAAATCTGAATTAA
- a CDS encoding aldo/keto reductase, producing MKKRTLGNSGLEVSALGMGCMNLSFGTGKAADINEGISVIRSAYEKGITFFDTAEAYGPYTNEELVGAALQPMRKEVVIATKFGMISDTGINSQPTHIRKVVEASLKRLRTDYIDLLYQHRVDPNVPIEDVAGTVKELIQEGKVKHFGLSEAGVNTIRRAHNVQQVSAVQNQYSVWTREPEAEVLPLCEELGIGFVPWAPIGTGFLTGKITPDTKFDSDTDLRAVFPRFTPEAIRANMPVVDLLTKIANRKNATPVQIALAWLLAQKPFIVPIPGMDKIEYLDDNIKSVALELSSSDLEEINNGLATITFQGARLNEGLLGLSEE from the coding sequence ATGAAAAAGCGAACATTGGGTAACAGCGGATTAGAAGTTTCAGCCTTAGGAATGGGTTGTATGAACCTGAGTTTTGGCACAGGCAAAGCTGCTGATATAAATGAAGGAATCAGCGTGATTCGTAGTGCTTACGAAAAGGGCATTACCTTTTTTGATACGGCAGAAGCCTATGGCCCTTACACAAATGAAGAACTGGTAGGCGCAGCATTGCAACCTATGCGTAAAGAGGTGGTTATTGCGACAAAATTTGGAATGATTTCCGACACAGGAATTAACAGCCAACCAACACATATCAGAAAAGTGGTAGAGGCTTCTTTAAAAAGATTACGAACAGATTATATTGATTTATTGTACCAACATCGTGTTGACCCAAATGTGCCGATTGAAGATGTTGCAGGAACAGTAAAAGAGTTAATACAGGAAGGAAAAGTAAAACACTTTGGCCTTTCCGAAGCCGGAGTAAATACAATTCGCCGTGCTCATAATGTTCAACAAGTTTCAGCAGTTCAAAATCAATATTCGGTTTGGACAAGGGAACCAGAAGCTGAAGTGCTACCGCTTTGTGAGGAATTAGGAATTGGTTTTGTGCCATGGGCACCCATTGGAACAGGTTTCTTAACTGGAAAAATTACTCCAGATACTAAGTTTGACAGTGATACTGATCTAAGGGCTGTCTTTCCCCGTTTTACACCCGAAGCCATCAGAGCCAATATGCCGGTGGTAGACTTGCTTACCAAAATTGCCAATCGAAAAAATGCTACTCCGGTTCAAATTGCATTGGCATGGTTGTTAGCTCAAAAACCATTTATCGTACCTATTCCGGGAATGGACAAAATTGAATATTTAGATGACAATATTAAGTCAGTTGCTTTAGAACTTTCTTCAAGCGACCTGGAGGAGATCAATAACGGATTGGCAACTATTACTTTTCAGGGAGCAAGATTGAATGAAGGATTACTGGGTTTGTCAGAAGAATAA
- the moaA gene encoding GTP 3',8-cyclase MoaA: MLIDQYNRVHNYLRISLTDNCNLRCFYCMPEEDYEFTKQASLMQADEIESLAKTFVRLGVNKIRLTGGEPLVRKDAADIILRLSKLPVKLTLTTNGTRLHEFVDLLEEAGVRSLNVSLDTLQAATFQHLTRRDQFQKVMDNIQLLINRNFHVKVNVVVMKGLNDGEINDFIAWTKDTPVHVRFIEFMPFSGNQWTSNQVFTWQQILQVVEQQYSFLPLKNEEHDTAKGYIVPGHTGTFSVISTMSAPFCSSCNRMRLTADGKMKNCLFAEKEMDLLAALRSGEDVTELIKQNIAAKAKELGGQFTADFEHINAETIHNRSMIGIGG; encoded by the coding sequence ATGTTGATCGATCAATATAACAGGGTACATAATTATTTACGGATATCGTTAACCGATAACTGCAACCTGCGTTGCTTTTATTGTATGCCGGAAGAGGATTATGAATTTACAAAGCAGGCAAGCCTGATGCAGGCAGACGAAATTGAATCGCTGGCAAAAACATTTGTACGCCTTGGCGTTAATAAAATCCGCTTAACCGGCGGCGAGCCATTAGTACGAAAAGATGCAGCCGATATTATTCTTCGCTTATCAAAATTGCCCGTTAAACTTACACTCACTACCAATGGTACAAGATTACATGAGTTTGTAGATTTGCTGGAAGAAGCAGGAGTGCGTTCGCTCAATGTGAGTCTTGATACATTACAAGCAGCAACTTTTCAGCATCTCACCAGGAGAGATCAGTTTCAAAAAGTCATGGATAATATTCAGTTACTCATCAACCGTAACTTTCATGTAAAAGTAAATGTGGTGGTAATGAAAGGACTGAACGATGGGGAGATCAATGATTTTATTGCATGGACAAAAGATACGCCTGTGCATGTTCGCTTTATTGAGTTTATGCCGTTCAGCGGTAACCAATGGACAAGCAACCAGGTATTCACCTGGCAACAGATTTTACAGGTAGTAGAACAACAATATTCTTTTCTTCCACTGAAGAATGAAGAACATGATACTGCAAAAGGCTATATCGTTCCCGGTCATACAGGAACATTTTCTGTGATCAGTACCATGAGTGCTCCTTTCTGCAGCAGCTGCAACCGCATGCGTTTAACAGCAGATGGTAAAATGAAAAATTGTTTGTTTGCAGAAAAGGAAATGGATCTGTTGGCTGCATTACGCAGCGGTGAAGATGTAACCGAACTCATCAAACAAAATATAGCAGCCAAAGCAAAAGAACTCGGCGGCCAATTCACTGCCGACTTTGAGCACATCAACGCAGAAACCATTCACAACAGAAGTATGATTGGGATTGGAGGATAA
- a CDS encoding NAD(P)H-binding protein, translating into MKKILIIGAGGSLAQYVIEAVKQLPDTSLTLFVRNRNRLSKNIVESCSVFEGDAMNFTDVKNAVKGQDIIYVNLSGDLEAMAKNIVKAMQETGVKRIVAISSIGIYDTPLRSVLIPYRKLADVIEASGLDYTILRPDWFTNGNEIDYALTQKGEPETGSAVSRKSIAAFISSLVENPWLHKKENLGISKP; encoded by the coding sequence ATGAAAAAGATATTGATTATAGGGGCAGGTGGAAGTCTTGCTCAATATGTAATTGAAGCAGTAAAACAATTGCCAGATACATCACTTACATTGTTTGTAAGAAACAGGAACCGGCTTTCAAAAAATATTGTGGAAAGCTGTAGTGTTTTTGAAGGCGATGCTATGAATTTCACAGATGTAAAAAATGCAGTAAAAGGCCAAGATATTATTTATGTAAATCTTTCAGGCGATTTAGAAGCAATGGCAAAGAATATTGTAAAAGCCATGCAGGAAACAGGAGTAAAAAGAATTGTTGCCATCAGTTCCATTGGCATTTATGACACCCCGTTACGAAGTGTTTTAATACCATACAGGAAACTGGCAGATGTTATAGAAGCATCGGGTTTAGACTATACTATTTTGCGCCCCGATTGGTTTACGAATGGGAATGAAATTGACTACGCCCTTACACAAAAAGGCGAACCTGAAACGGGCAGTGCCGTTTCAAGAAAAAGTATAGCAGCCTTTATTTCTTCGCTTGTTGAAAACCCCTGGTTGCACAAAAAGGAGAATCTGGGAATTAGCAAACCATAA